The following are encoded together in the Longimicrobiales bacterium genome:
- a CDS encoding dihydroorotate dehydrogenase, whose translation MRLETDVLGVRFQNPVLLAAGTCGFGMELQDVIDLEALGGFVTKSVTMEPRTGNPAPRVTEFGGGMLNSIGLANPGLEGTKRDKLPWIRDNIRRAQVLVSIAGHTTEEYFRLIEGLDGEDGFLGFEVNLSCPNDAKRGGAPFALDPEAVSEILSGCRARTERPVVAKLAPNDPDLGNTVRVATEAGADALTLVNTVPGILLHARDGTPELGAGQGGMSGPALRPVGLRAVGIASAATVLPIVGVGGVFAPTDAVAYARAGASLVEIGTASFAAPRAAEKVVRGLSRWGRPSDRWDDLRAPPK comes from the coding sequence ATGAGGCTGGAGACTGACGTTCTAGGCGTGCGGTTCCAGAATCCTGTACTCCTTGCCGCAGGTACCTGTGGCTTCGGGATGGAGTTGCAGGACGTCATCGATCTCGAGGCGTTGGGTGGTTTCGTCACGAAATCCGTCACCATGGAACCGCGCACTGGAAACCCCGCCCCGCGTGTGACCGAGTTCGGCGGCGGTATGCTTAACTCCATTGGACTCGCGAACCCAGGACTCGAGGGGACCAAACGAGATAAGCTGCCCTGGATCCGCGACAACATCCGCCGGGCACAGGTCTTGGTAAGCATCGCCGGTCACACGACAGAGGAGTACTTCCGTCTTATAGAGGGGTTGGACGGGGAGGACGGATTCCTCGGTTTTGAGGTCAACCTGTCATGTCCGAACGACGCGAAGAGGGGCGGCGCGCCCTTCGCGCTCGATCCAGAGGCTGTTTCGGAAATCCTCAGCGGATGTCGGGCCCGTACGGAGCGGCCCGTCGTTGCCAAACTCGCACCGAACGATCCCGATCTTGGGAATACGGTTCGGGTCGCGACGGAAGCCGGTGCGGACGCGTTGACCCTAGTGAACACCGTTCCTGGAATCCTCCTTCATGCGAGGGATGGCACACCGGAGTTAGGTGCGGGGCAGGGAGGGATGAGTGGCCCGGCGCTGAGACCCGTTGGGCTGAGGGCTGTAGGCATAGCTTCAGCGGCAACGGTGCTGCCCATCGTCGGTGTGGGCGGAGTGTTCGCTCCGACCGATGCTGTGGCGTACGCCCGAGCAGGGGCTTCGTTAGTCGAAATAGGCACTGCCTCATTCGCCGCTCCACGCGCTGCGGAGAAGGTCGTGCGCGGACTGAGTAGGTGGGGGCGCCCTTCAGATCGATGGGACGACCTGCGCGCACCACCGAAATGA